ACTCCTCAGGAAGGCTGAGGAGCTCCTCGACCAGAACATCCACCCGAGCATAGTCATCAAGGGTTACGCCCTCGCTGCGGAGAAGGCCCAGGAGATACTCGACGAGATATCCAAGGACGTTGACGTTGAGGACGTCGAGATGCTCAAGAAGGCCGCCGTTACTGCCATCACCGGAAAGGCCGCCGAGGAGGAGCGTGAGTACCTCGCCAACATCGCCGTCGAGGCCGTCAAGCAGGTCGCCGAGAAGGTCGACGGCGTCTACAAGGTCGACCTCGACAACATCAAGTTCGAGAAGAAGGAGGGCGGCAGCGTCAAGGACACCAGACTCATCAGGGGCGTCGTCATCGACAAGGAGGTCGTCCACCCGGGCATGCCGAAGAGGGTTGAGAACGCCAAGATAGCGCTCATCAACGAGGCCCTTGAGGTCAAGGAGACCGAGACCGACGCCGAGATCAGGATCACCAGCCCGGAGCAGCTCCAGGCCTTCCTTGAGCAGGAGGAGAAGATGCTCCGCGAGATGGTCGACAAGATTAAGGAGGTCGGAGCCAACGTCGTCTTCGTCCAGAAGGGTATCGACGACCTCGCCCAGCACTACCTGGCCAAGTACGGTATCCTCGCCGTCAGG
This window of the Thermococcus sp. genome carries:
- the thsB gene encoding thermosome subunit beta, whose protein sequence is MAQLAGQPVVILPEGTQRYVGRDAQRLNILAARIIAETVRTTLGPKGMDKMLVDSLGDIVITNDGATILDEMDIQHPAAKMMVEVAKTQDKEAGDGTTTAVVIAGELLRKAEELLDQNIHPSIVIKGYALAAEKAQEILDEISKDVDVEDVEMLKKAAVTAITGKAAEEEREYLANIAVEAVKQVAEKVDGVYKVDLDNIKFEKKEGGSVKDTRLIRGVVIDKEVVHPGMPKRVENAKIALINEALEVKETETDAEIRITSPEQLQAFLEQEEKMLREMVDKIKEVGANVVFVQKGIDDLAQHYLAKYGILAVR